The Bacteroidota bacterium genome contains a region encoding:
- a CDS encoding peroxidase family protein — ITVPFTPGRMDALLEQTDVESFKVLEPVADGFRNYLKTKYKVSTEELLIDKAQLLTLTAPEMTVLIGGMRVLNTNFDHSKYGVFTNRPEVLTNDFFVNLLDMSTAWMPASEDKETFNGRDRKTGEIKWTATRADLIFGSNSELRALAEVYGSFDAQEKFVKDFVAAWNKVMNLDRFDLK; from the coding sequence ATATTACAGTACCTTTTACTCCGGGTCGCATGGATGCTTTACTGGAGCAGACCGATGTTGAATCGTTTAAAGTGTTGGAACCCGTGGCCGACGGTTTCCGTAATTATTTGAAAACGAAATATAAAGTATCTACCGAAGAATTGTTGATTGATAAAGCACAATTGCTGACTTTGACAGCCCCCGAAATGACCGTTCTAATCGGGGGGATGCGAGTTTTAAATACAAACTTCGACCATTCGAAATATGGAGTTTTTACCAATCGCCCTGAAGTTCTTACCAACGATTTTTTTGTAAACCTTCTTGACATGAGTACTGCATGGATGCCAGCCTCAGAGGACAAGGAAACTTTTAATGGACGAGACCGCAAAACAGGTGAAATTAAATGGACAGCAACCCGAGCTGACCTCATTTTTGGTTCAAATTCTGAGTTAAGGGCGCTTGCTGAGGTTTACGGAAGTTTCGATGCACAGGAAAAATTTGTAAAAGACTTTGTGGCAGCATGGAACAAAGTAATGAACCTTGACCGTTTTGATTTGAAATAA